The sequence GaataaacaaacatttaaaaaaaaacaaacaaacaacaacaacaacaaaatgtatttaaatactCAAACTTTGCACGTGAAAAAAAACGACTCTTGAGGACAAAAGCGGAAGAAGAAAGGATGAGTAGAATAAAGCAATCGGTTCTGCTAATTTCGTTGAGTCAGCGCAAGGCACCATTGATAGGTTTAAACGTCTCACAACGAGAAGAAGTGAGAGTGTGTCGAGTGACCAGCAGGTCGTGCTGCAGGGAAGAAGCGGGTCTGTCTTGTAGAATTCATTCGGCTCATTTCCTGCGGCCTCCTCATCCTCACAGAGACAAAACATTGGACTGCACCGCGAAACGCGCATCTCGGTCGCCCTCAATGACGTCATTTGCTCTCGCATGATTTAGAATGTGCACGGGATCGTGTAGTTGTGGATCGGGTTTCTGGAGCGATTCTGAACGCAACAAATGCTGGTGTAACCTCTCTTTTTAAGGCAAGGGACAAATACAGGTGTCAAAACATGGttacaattttaaatatacagaagaaagtcggggaaaaaaaaatatgatgcgttggccgggaatcgaacccgggtcaaCTGCTTGGAAGGCAGCTATGCTCACCACTATACCACCAACGCACGACAGCCGATACACCTAAAAGGATTTATAACACTTTTTTATAAAGgacggttatttttttttcgtttgtcaGAATATGCAGTTATGTACGTTTTTGTTTGCCGTCTCCGTTACGTGAAGGAGGAATCATACGTCGCCTTTAAAGCTGCACGTTCCATCGTAATCCGCTAGAGGGCGATGTTCTGCATCCCTATTGTTTCACATTGGTTTATGTAAGCGAGGGGGGAGTCAAAGGTCACCGGACCACCCAACTCGACGTTGCTGACCTGCGACCTCCGCCGAATGAAGCCTTGGACGAATCGCAGCGGGGGAGCGGcggtcgggggaggggggggggcggcgctgGCGTGTGCGTGGATGCGCGTCGAAGCGCGTgtacgtgtgcgtgcgtgtgtgtgcgtgtgtgacatCTTTTCCTGGCCAGCCGCCAATCATCTTCACACTTTCGCCGCCTCCACTTCCTCCCCGGGCGCCAATCAGACGCCACGCGGCGCGCGGCCACGGGTGGCGCCAGACGCAGCGGAGGGCACAAGCCGACACGCGCCTCCCCTCCCCCTCTTCTGTCAGCGAGCATCAGCCTGCCAACAAGCCCCCCCACCCGCACCAACCACCTCCCGCCCCCCCACCGCGTCGTGAGGACGACGCACGTATTCGTTCATAACCTCCGCCATTATTcatcgcccccctccccccctgcaGGGTCTTTCGCTGTCTCCACGCCACCTGCTAATTGAACTCCTTCTTCCTGCCTCGCGCGAGCTCGCTTGTGCCAAGCCCAGGTGAttatacgcccccccccccttttcccaTTATCCatcaccccctccccctcccccctttgcCACCATCCCTCGCCGCTACTGACAGACCGACAAATCCCTCCCGGTgctcctctcctctccctccccccccccaccaccacctgcccccctcctcctcctcctccacctcctccgcTCTCCATCTCCTTCCCCGCCAGCCATGATCCGTGGCGGGCTAATTCCCAGAcggtcctcctcttcctcttctcctcctcGCAGGCCCGGTGAGTAGCCTCATCTCCTCATGTTCTCCTCCTTCTGCCTCTGAGTGTGTGCGCGAGCGCGAGTGTGTTGGACCGCCGCATGCCGCCTTCACGCTTTTTAGCCTTTTACGAGCTGCCTTCaacctcccccctccctccctccacccccccccctcgtcttCCTCCTGCTGCGCCTGTGGGATGagggagaggggtggggggggatgggggcagcgtgaaggaggaggaggaagggaggagggcGTTAATGTGCCGCCTGGGAGAGTGGTTTCCTCTCGCGGTCGGCGGCCGCCGTGACCTTCTGTCACGCTGACCGGATAATTCGCCCCGCCTCCAGGGAGCGCTGTCACGGTACCACGATAACATCCCCTCCCTCTCCTCTCGCGATACCGCTTTCCCACCACAGGTCAGAGGTCACAGGTACTCAGCGTGTttcgtgtttttgtgtgtgtgtcccccgccccctcccgcaGGAAAGTAAACAAAAGGCGTGCGCGGCGACCATGTCGGGCATGACGAGCGGCGTGTGCGTGGAGAGCGACCTGTCGTCCGTGCTGCAGCGGAGCTCGGCCTCCTCGCACCACCACCCGAATCACCACGGTTACGGCGGGCAAGGCCAGGTGGGTTTGGAGTCAAAAGTCCAAAAGTGGAGCAAATCACGACGTGATCAAATTCACAAGTCGACTGGAAAGTTTCAAACGAGTCTCGAGCGACTACAAGCTGCTGACTTTGCACTCAGTGTCAGCATTTGCGTTGCAATATCATATTAACGCCATCAAATCCATTTCTCAACGCCGTGAACCTTAATCGGAGCTTGACCGGCCATCGGCGAGCAAAACTGTCACGTTAACTTGTCATAACACACACGGGGGAGTCATGTTTGCACAcgttaagcaaaaaataaaaaaatagcttgGAAGAGTCCTaaaagtgaccccccccccacccccccgcctgTGGTTGCAGGTGTCCACGCTGGCCCCCATGCTGGACTACAGCAGCGAGATGGACCGCTACCGCTCATCCATCGCCAGCTTCTACAAGACCAACGTGGACGTGGGCAACTTCCCGCAGTCGGCCAAGCTGGCGGCGCGCTTGGCGGCCGCCGCTCCCATCTTCCCCCCCgcggccaccagactgggggcCATGGCGACGGCGCCCTGGGGTTGCCACGACAACGTCAACCACCCGGCCGCCGTCTTCTGGGGTCGGCCGAAGCCCGGCGCCGCGCACCACCGCCACCACCCGGCCGCGCCCGCCGGTCACATGACCCCCTCGCACCCCCACGGGAGCAGCATGCACCAGGGCGGAGGGGCCGACGAGGGGGGACGGACTGAAAaacacgccgccgccgcctcgctTCCCGTCGCCCAAACGGGACACCACCACCCCATGGCGCCCAGCAACGCCAACTTCCTGCCCGGCTACGGCGGAGGGAGCGACTGCGGCGTCGGCAAGCAAGGACACGCCCACCCCGACGTGATGGGCCTATCGGAGGGGGGCAGCTGCAACGGGGGCGCAGTTCTCGGAAGCGGCTTCCTGGGAGGGCTGGGTTTACCCCCGGGCGTCATCGTCATGGCGATGGGTTCGACGGCGGGCGGGATGTCAGACGCCGGCAGCGCCTTCCAGATGACGGGCGGCCAGCGGGGGCCCACAGACTGCCAGCAGCACGCCGGCTCCTCGCCCTGCCCCTCCTCGTCCTCGCCCTCGTCGTCGGGCGTGGCGGCGGGGGGCGTGGTCCTGTCGtcgccgtcctcctcctcctcctcgtccaaGCGGAAGCGCAAGCGCTGCGGCGTCTGCGGGCCGTGCCGGCGCCTCATCAACTGCGGCGTCTGCTCGTCCTGCCGCAACAGGAAGACGGGCCACCAGATCTGCAAGTTCAGGAAGTGCGAGGAGCTCAAGAAGAAGCcggggggaggcgggggaggGACGCTCGAGGTGAGGGGGGGCGGCGGGAACGGGTGACGCCGCACGTGATGTTCACGTATTCCGAAGTTAAGTCTCATCCGGGCCACCGCTCATTTCCGCAATTTTCGAAAGTGCAATGAAATTAAATCGAGCAGTATCTCCAAATTTCCTTACttataaaatatatgtaattcATTTCGGCCATTAAATAACTGGTGTATTGATTTATTGCAATAAAAACCGCAATGAATAATTCATTTAAATTCAACATTGGTTTCCTTATTAGAATCATTTTATCAAAATAGTCagtgttaactttttttttttttttaaaccacatccataaataatccgtttttttttaaatacttaaacATGGCCCTTGAGCGCAAAAGTTTGCACACCCTCGAAAGAATAGCCGCGACACCAAATTGGCTTTTGGGCTCAATTAATGAGCGGCGCTGGACACGGGACGACATCTGCATTCATCCTCGCTTCCTCCCGTGAGAGTCGGCGCAAACCGTCGCTAATtagcccccacacacacacacacacacacacacacacacactgacaggaTGCGCACGTGCTAGCACATTAGGCTAATCTTTGTCAATTACACGCTAATTGGAGCTGTGGCGCGAGAGTGAGTGATGACTTGTCTACGTGCGTGCGTGGTCAGAAGGTTTATGGActctttcacacatttttttttttcgttgttgtttCCTCCTCCGTAGAGGCCGCCATCCGTCCCGACCGGCGAGGCCTTCCGGTGGTTCTTCTAGTCAGCGCCTGACGGCCGAACAGGAAGCGGCGGTCGCACATCGCGACCGGACTGAAGGCAGTTCGGCTACAGCCTcgcccccccgccgcccccccctCCACTTCCCCGTTGGTTGCTTGCGGTGGAGAATCCGTGTGTCACTCcttctttcttaaaaaaaaaaacaaaccgtcTAGTTTTGATTGGACCGCTaattaaaaacagaaagaaCGAATgatgcatggattttttttttaaactcaagaCCTGGCATCAAAAGGTCAATGACGAACATTTTCCGACCAGCCGCGAAGGACCGCACGTCGGCTTCAACTCGTGTCGCTCGTCCGGCAAGTGTGTGGCGCGCGTGAAAGGACTACAACTTTCCTCAGGAGGACTACAAGGACCACAAACGCTCTCGTGGATGAGACAATACTACGAGGAAGTGTCTctgagagacacacacacacacacacacagtcgatTGCGTCATAGCGTGTGTGCCCATCATCCTCATCCCGGCAAGGCAGAACCCTGGTCGTCCTTGACAACAGAGCGCCCGTGTTGCTAAGCAACTGCTAACAATGGAGCAGCGGCTCCTGCGCTCCGATGTGGGCGTGGCGGGGAAATGCTTCCACACAATGACGGACACATTTCAAATCCCCTGGAAGTGTTTATTGTCATAaactgtgtgtgcgcgcgcgtgtgtgtgtgcgtgcacgtatGAGTTCATCAACATCCTCACCGCTATTCAGTTTCACATTAAAAGCACTTGAAAAACAAGTCTGGAGATGATTTTACAGTTTTAGTGCGCCATCCAGTGGCCCACCAGCGAAGACGCACTGCGGTCGATTTGAGTCCAGGGTGTGTTGCCAAGGCAACAGTCTTTTACATCAAGAGGCggaaaacaaaagaacagtTTGTCACGTCCGGTGACATCAGAGGTGACATGACAAGATGGAGGGGGAGAGCGGGGGGCTGAGGTCACTTCCTGCCATCGGGTCGCTTCCGAAGAGGTCAGTGGTGTGAGACAGGAAGTCAAAGGAAGAGGAGGGCGGGGAAAAGTTGGCGTCTTCCTCCTTGGTGCCAGTAACTTGAAGTTTGAGCGTTGGCGCCCGCACCAGCGGGGGGGGGCTGCTCCTTACCTGGTGAACGGCCGCCGGCGTCTGGTTTGGAAAGTCGCCGTCCGTGACGTCCGCCGCCTCCGAGGGGCGGGGCGCCGGGTCCACCAAGTCCACGACCGCGTCGGGCGAGCGCGCCGACGGAAGATCGCGGGGGCGCGACGCCTCGTCGCCGCTGCTGTCGCTCTCCAACGTAATGATGGGCGGCGGCCTGCGGGGCAAGCGCCGTCAAAGGGAAGGGTTGGttaatttttctttattaatcaTCCAATTGTTCAGTTGTCAGCATTTATTTTCAGAATTACGCAAGGAATTAAATttatgattctttttttgtgtgtgtgtgtgtgtgtgtgtacccgcTGTCATCCTGCGTCTTGCGGTGGCGCTTGGGCGGGGCGGCGCCTTCGTAGATGATCTCCACGCTGGGACTGCGGTCGCGTTGGGGCCCTCCCGTGCTGCGGGACAGGAAGGGGCAGGGTCAGTCATGCTTCCGCACGTCCGCCGCGAGACGTTTACGGACGCAAAGAGGAAGAATGGGACGCGCTCACCTGTCGGCGCCGACGGGGCTCTTCCGCGAGTCGCTCCTTCTCTTGCTGCGGCCCCTCCCTCGCCGCCTCCCGTCGGGGTGGTTGCGCTCGTCTAGGTGCCGGCTCTTGTACTTCCTCTTCCCGCCGGGCTTCTCGCCGGCGCAGCGCAACGGTGAGAGAggggacggcggcggcgaggaggagcagacagaggaggaggaggacgacgagaaTTCCCAGCTGCAATCCGACGAGCTGAGGGCCAGCGGCCAGCCGGACTCCGGGCTAGAGTGCGAGAAGGGGCGCATCATGGCGGGGTAAATGGAGCGGTTGGGATTGGCCAGGGTGCCACTCTTCCTCGTGCACGCGcggctcctcttcttcttctttttcctctttttgtcaCGGGGCACCGACGGCGGGCTGAGCGCGCACACCGAGCTGACCGACCCCGCCGCAGGGGGATTTTCCTCACGGGCGGCGGCGGGCGGGATCGCAGGCGACGACGAGTCGGAGTCGGACGACAGGTGCACCAGCTCCGGCGTGCGCTCGGCCAGCGGCTTCTTGTAGCCCACGATCAGACACTCGGCCTCGTCCTCCTGCGGGATGGGGCTGGAGGGCGGCAACGCCGCCGCGCCGGAGTTCGAGGGTCCCGGCGTCTCATCGTTGTGCCGTcgctcctccacctcctcggAGATGGAAGGGGAGCCGCCGCAGTTGGTGAGCGGCGGATGGTAGGCGGCGTGCAGGTCGTAATCGTCTAGGCTGAGCGGCGAGCGGGCGTAGCACAGCAGCTCGTGTAAGAAGTGCGCCGTTTGTGCCAACAGGAAGGGCTGCAGCTCTTCCTGCATGGTCGCCGCGTCCTCCAATCCATGGCGAGCCACCCGAGCCGCGATGATGCGCTGGACGACGTCCACCAGCGAGCCGTACGCGCCGTACAGCACCGTCAACTCGCGGCGCAGCCAAGGCCGCAGTCTGTTCAACTGGGCGGGGTCCCGACGGAAGCCGTCCACCGTGACGTCGCGCTCCGGCTCGGCGGGGCCAGCGCCCGCGACGCCACGCGCGCGAATGCCCCCGCGATAGAGGGCCCGGCGAAAGGCCACCATCTCTTCCGCCGTCAGACGCTGCGCCGCTAAGCCTTCTCGCTGCAGACGCAGCCTGGCGACCAATCGGGTCACGAGGCGCCGCGAGGGCCGGGCCGCTCCAGCGTCCCCCTGGCCCGACGGGCCTTCGAAGATGACGCCACGCTCCGACAGCGGAAACGGCAGGACGTCCAAATACCAATCCCACGCCCCGTTTTCCTCCTCGCTCGCCGACGCCATGGCGGCCACCATGGCCACGGTGGCCGCCACGCTGCtgctggtgggggtggggcgcaGCGTATACTCCTTGAACTCGTCCTCGGCGCGCACCGAGTGCAAGATGGAGGCGAAGGGCTGCTTGCACAGCGGACACTCGGCCTTGTTGTGCGACCACTCCTGGATGCACGGGAAGCAGAACCGGTGCAGGCAGTGGTCCAAATACGCCATATTGTTGAAGCGGTCCAGGCAGATGGGACACTTGGAGTCGGGCGACGCCTCCTCCGCCGCTCGGGCCGACGGCGCAGGAGGAGAcaacgcggcggcggcgctggCGGCCGGCGTGTTGGCGCCCGTCTTTCCCCTGCGTCTCCCTCGGCTCCTGTGCACTTCCTCGGGCTGCGCCTCGccgctgttgttgttgtaacgGCGGCGATCACGCAGCTTCATAGCTGTGGGGGCCATCACCTGAGCGCAGAAAACAtgcgtcattttttttccacgacaTCGAATTCATtgttttgagggggaaaaaaaggaaatttagtGAGAGCAAATGGAAGGAGAAGGACTGTCGTCTTACTTCTTCTACTGCCAACACTGCTCTTCTCAATAATATTCAATTTGTTGCTATTTGAGTCTCGTGTCGTTAAGAATCACCCGGAATTTCggattttttcccaatttttaaaATTGGGAAATCTTATCAcgtatcaataaaaaaaaaaaaaacatgcaagatccGATCAGTCATTCtgaatgggggaaaaacaatGTGACATACATGGTAGCAGAGGGGCTAGAAGGCAGTTAACTCTTGAATAAAAGTGACAATTTTAAACATATGTCATCGTTCTGGAGGTAGGACAAAAAACATTGTGACGTGAGCCACTGTTGAGCAGAACGACGCATTGAATAAAAGGCACTGTTTTCATCACGAGATGATCATATTAGCCATCAAGTTAGATGCGACCAGtccaataacaaaaacaacaacaacttgacGTTTGCCTTGATACATCTGCTTGTGTCTTAGCATGCTAACGCGGTTAGCCTCCGTACCTGGCCGCAGTCACTCTCGCTGCTCGAACCGACACCTTTTCATTGGGCTCTCGCTACTTCGTCGGCGGCCGAATTTGGGTTTGAGGCTCCTCGACTTCGGGTGACGCGAGCGggagaaagacaaaataatcTTCGGGACTTTTGGGGATTGTTGGCAGCCAACCGAACAGCTGAACTGCttcgaggtgggggggggggggggggggggcttgggtTCGTCATCAGCATTGGACGGAAGTGGAGCACTCAGAACGCCCGGATGTGCTGTCAAAGGTGCAGATACAGTCGCCGTTGCTATGATACGACAGCTTATCCGCCATATTAAATGTGGCATATCTGCTTTTCCAGTAGCAATGTTACAGAGTGTAATGCTCTCGCACGCGGTCAATGTTGTAGTTTTAGCACATACAGTActttcaccccccaaaaaaccatttatgtttttgttttgttattttttcttCGAGTCTTGACAACTACCAAAAAGTAAAACACCATTGATTAGCAAGTATTCTGTATGGCAGTAAgcattactgtgtgtgtgtgtgaatttgtcACGTCTGCAGCGTTTCCATAtggaaatataaaataaatattaacaatAGCTGCCCTTAGAAGGTAATGCAACGTTTTTGCATTATGGGATTCACTTCAAACCACTTTCTGGACAAAGTTGTGAGCGGCTGTGTTGCAACCCGTCGGGCCTTCAGGGTCATCTGTTCCAGAATCCCAGCGGCCTTGATGCTACGCGGCGTTGCCATCGCGATTCCTCTCGGCGCCACGGCGACCTTGTGTTTAGAACACCGTCGAGATGACTCACAGAAGTTCAGTTGCCATGGCGACACAACCTTCCCAATTCCCACACACAAGCCGAACAGTTGACGAGGTTGATAAGGAAGCACTTTAGAGTCcatctcgtgttttttttttttttttttattattattattgaagcATCCTCAAGCAGGGACATTAAACACATATCCCACAATGCATCAGTGCAAGTCATAGAAAAGTCACGGGACAAAGTatagaaacatttaaaaaaatagagagcTATTGTACAAACATGGAGCTCACGTCACGTTTCACCCTCATGCATGAACATCCTTTTCCGACTCCCAGCATGCACCTGCTGGGCCCACGTGGGTTTCGCCAGGAGGCCAAAAGCAGACCACCTTCAGGCGCCGAACGTTTCGACAACGCCACCGCTGCGGCGCGCTCAGCCGGACCCCCGCGCCTCACACGGCGCTCACAGCCAGCGAATAGGCGGCCATCATCTGCGCTCGGAGCTGCTGCTTGACGTGCACGCGCCCGTGCCGCTTCCTCTCGTCGCTGCGTGCAAAGCGCTTGCCGCACACGTCGCAGGAGAAgggcttctcgcccgtgtgcgtgcgcatgtgcGTGGTCAGGTGGTCGCTGCGGCTGAAGGTCCGCGAGCACACGGCGCACTGGAAGGGCTTCTGTCCCGTGTGGACGCGCACGTGCCTGTTGAGTTCGTCGGAGCGCGAGAAGCGGCGCTCGCAGCCCTCCACGAAGCACGGGAACGCCTTGGCCTTCCCGTCGCTCTTGCCGAGGGCCCTGCGGCCCTTCCGGGACGCCTTGGCGCCCGTTGACACGCTGCCCAGGTGCACGGTGGGGAAGGCGCCCTGCAGGAGGGATGACAGGAGGTCGGGGTCCAGGGTGGAACGGCCGGGACATTGGAGGTCAACCTCCATTTTGACCTGGTCTCCCTCAGTGGCAACCCTCCAGTTCTTCATCCAGTCCTCCGGTTCCACCGGTTCCTGCTTGACCTCCAACGCCTTCATCTCACCCTGCCCGCTGTCTTGGCTCAGAAGAGCCTCGATGAAATCTGGAGCGGCCGGCGTTGCGACGTAGTCGGCCCCGCAGCCGGAGCCGGCCGGCTCGCTCTTGACCGTGGTCACAGGAGGGTGGACGGTGTCCTCTCGCTGCTCCATTTCGCCGCAGATTCCGACGATCTCTGTGATCATGTTGAGGATGGCGTCCGCGGTGCTGCTCAGGCCCACCGCTGACGCCGTCGTCGCTTCGGGGGGGAAGCCACTGCTGAAGTCGAGGGAAGGCGAGAGGGAATCTGAGTCGCTGAAGTCAGAGAAGAAATCGGAGTCGGAAGCGTCAGTTCCCGGTGAGACAACTGGAGCGAGACagaagagggggggggcacgttTGTTATTGTTGCATAACGGAACGATGGCACCAACAAAGAAGATTATCATGACGACGCTCTGATCGCTCACCTGACAGGTCAGCCTCGTTGAAGTCGCAGCGGTTGGATTCCACGCTGTCCACCCAGGCGCTGCACGCGTCCTCGAAGTCGGACAGGAAGCTGCAGTGGCGCTCGGCAAGCATGACGGTCAAGAGAGAGGCGGGAGTTCCCTCCGAACGGTTTTCAGGCGGTGCGGTGCGTCCGGGGTTCGTGTGGCTGCACTCGCTTGGCGCTGAGGATGCCGAGCTCCTGCGCTCGCCAGTCCTCTTATACCCTCCGTCTCCGTGGCAACGCCGGCACCACCTGATTGGCGGAGAGCGGCGCCAGGGATTCCCCCCGCTTGCACTTTGAGAATGCCCAaacatggctgacttcctgccGTGACGGCGGGCATCCCCGCGCCATAAAAGGAGCGGCGGGCTTTCCTCACTGCGGCAGTGCGTGTGACGTCTGCTGCGCATACGTCcaccgagtgtgtgtgtgcgcgtgttgtCGTTTCTATGGCGACACCTGTTTGGATGAAAATCCGCATGACAAGTGTAAACAACGTTGTCACAACAAGCGCAAAACGTGAAGGTTTGTGTCGCTCCATGAGGACGAGATGTGGTTTCCGTGGCGACGGGAGCACTTTCACGCAAGGGTTaagtttaaaaatcaaagaTGCCAACACACTCGACATCGC comes from Syngnathoides biaculeatus isolate LvHL_M chromosome 21, ASM1980259v1, whole genome shotgun sequence and encodes:
- the LOC133494952 gene encoding protein pygopus-like is translated as MSGMTSGVCVESDLSSVLQRSSASSHHHPNHHGYGGQGQVSTLAPMLDYSSEMDRYRSSIASFYKTNVDVGNFPQSAKLAARLAAAAPIFPPAATRLGAMATAPWGCHDNVNHPAAVFWGRPKPGAAHHRHHPAAPAGHMTPSHPHGSSMHQGGGADEGGRTEKHAAAASLPVAQTGHHHPMAPSNANFLPGYGGGSDCGVGKQGHAHPDVMGLSEGGSCNGGAVLGSGFLGGLGLPPGVIVMAMGSTAGGMSDAGSAFQMTGGQRGPTDCQQHAGSSPCPSSSSPSSSGVAAGGVVLSSPSSSSSSSKRKRKRCGVCGPCRRLINCGVCSSCRNRKTGHQICKFRKCEELKKKPGGGGGGTLEVRGGGGNG
- the LOC133494672 gene encoding E3 ubiquitin-protein ligase Topors-like, yielding MAPTAMKLRDRRRYNNNSGEAQPEEVHRSRGRRRGKTGANTPAASAAAALSPPAPSARAAEEASPDSKCPICLDRFNNMAYLDHCLHRFCFPCIQEWSHNKAECPLCKQPFASILHSVRAEDEFKEYTLRPTPTSSSVAATVAMVAAMASASEEENGAWDWYLDVLPFPLSERGVIFEGPSGQGDAGAARPSRRLVTRLVARLRLQREGLAAQRLTAEEMVAFRRALYRGGIRARGVAGAGPAEPERDVTVDGFRRDPAQLNRLRPWLRRELTVLYGAYGSLVDVVQRIIAARVARHGLEDAATMQEELQPFLLAQTAHFLHELLCYARSPLSLDDYDLHAAYHPPLTNCGGSPSISEEVEERRHNDETPGPSNSGAAALPPSSPIPQEDEAECLIVGYKKPLAERTPELVHLSSDSDSSSPAIPPAAAREENPPAAGSVSSVCALSPPSVPRDKKRKKKKKRSRACTRKSGTLANPNRSIYPAMMRPFSHSSPESGWPLALSSSDCSWEFSSSSSSSVCSSSPPPSPLSPLRCAGEKPGGKRKYKSRHLDERNHPDGRRRGRGRSKRRSDSRKSPVGADSTGGPQRDRSPSVEIIYEGAAPPKRHRKTQDDSGPPPIITLESDSSGDEASRPRDLPSARSPDAVVDLVDPAPRPSEAADVTDGDFPNQTPAAVHQVRSSPPPLVRAPTLKLQVTGTKEEDANFSPPSSSFDFLSHTTDLFGSDPMAGSDLSPPLSPSILSCHL
- the LOC133494675 gene encoding early growth response factor homolog 1-like, which codes for MRSRRHTHCRSEESPPLLLWRGDARRHGRKSAMFGHSQSASGGNPWRRSPPIRWCRRCHGDGGYKRTGERRSSASSAPSECSHTNPGRTAPPENRSEGTPASLLTVMLAERHCSFLSDFEDACSAWVDSVESNRCDFNEADLSVVSPGTDASDSDFFSDFSDSDSLSPSLDFSSGFPPEATTASAVGLSSTADAILNMITEIVGICGEMEQREDTVHPPVTTVKSEPAGSGCGADYVATPAAPDFIEALLSQDSGQGEMKALEVKQEPVEPEDWMKNWRVATEGDQVKMEVDLQCPGRSTLDPDLLSSLLQGAFPTVHLGSVSTGAKASRKGRRALGKSDGKAKAFPCFVEGCERRFSRSDELNRHVRVHTGQKPFQCAVCSRTFSRSDHLTTHMRTHTGEKPFSCDVCGKRFARSDERKRHGRVHVKQQLRAQMMAAYSLAVSAV